In Methanomicrobium antiquum, one DNA window encodes the following:
- the endA gene encoding tRNA-intron lyase has product MIGKLEGEWIILKDDEISLYEHGGYGRPEGETLKLAPEEALYLIGRNKIKVENYTFTSLLSLFCKNSAFLRKFLVYRDIRERGFVIQAGPHDFRVFKRGQKPGKGTSYYLIRVLSERDIVNFERIIQEAKSAHNMRKIFLLAVADDEEEITYYEIKINTPPDGGKPEINEKIKGTVYANTVLIKAEPDSVFESSLYGKRFDKEHRALSSVESLYLIKRGIIELESKNACEEFYRCALDSDHELKEKLAVYTDLRNLHNIPKTGYKFGHHFRVYSGGKMHSEVLVHALREGETMPMSVISRSVRLAHSVRKKMLFACVNKDSIQYIEFARMKL; this is encoded by the coding sequence GTGATTGGTAAATTAGAAGGTGAATGGATAATCTTAAAAGATGATGAAATTTCCCTGTATGAACATGGAGGATACGGAAGGCCTGAAGGCGAAACCTTAAAACTTGCACCCGAAGAGGCACTGTATCTAATAGGAAGAAACAAAATAAAAGTTGAAAATTATACATTTACAAGTCTTTTATCATTATTCTGTAAAAATTCCGCATTTCTGCGAAAGTTTCTCGTCTACCGTGACATCCGCGAAAGAGGATTTGTCATACAGGCAGGGCCGCATGATTTCAGGGTTTTTAAACGCGGTCAAAAACCGGGAAAAGGAACATCCTACTACTTAATACGGGTTTTATCCGAGCGTGACATCGTCAACTTCGAACGAATTATTCAGGAAGCTAAAAGTGCACACAACATGAGAAAGATTTTTTTGCTCGCAGTCGCCGATGACGAAGAAGAAATTACCTACTACGAAATAAAAATAAACACTCCTCCTGACGGCGGAAAACCTGAAATAAACGAGAAAATAAAAGGCACAGTCTATGCAAACACCGTTTTAATAAAAGCTGAGCCTGACTCAGTATTTGAATCATCACTCTACGGCAAGAGATTTGATAAAGAACATCGTGCATTATCTTCGGTTGAATCACTCTACCTCATAAAAAGAGGCATAATTGAACTTGAAAGCAAAAACGCATGTGAAGAATTTTACAGATGCGCCTTAGACTCAGATCACGAACTTAAAGAAAAACTTGCCGTATATACAGACCTTCGAAACCTTCATAACATTCCAAAGACAGGCTACAAATTCGGGCATCATTTCAGGGTTTATTCAGGCGGAAAAATGCATTCAGAGGTTTTGGTACATGCATTAAGAGAAGGTGAAACAATGCCGATGAGTGTCATATCACGCTCAGTCAGGCTTGCACACAGCGTTCGCAAGAAGATGCTTTTTGCCTGTGTAAATAAAGACTCTATACAGTACATCGAATTTGCAAGAATGAAATTATAA
- a CDS encoding tryptophan--tRNA ligase has product MQSEINPWSAGRNIDAEKLYKEFGIEPATPVTEKIKDKPAFFRRGIVSGQRDYAAIADAIEKKEKFYVMTGFMPSGHPHLGHLMVMKEVAWHTQMGATGSISIADREAHAVRGISWDKCKEFGKEYLKCLFALGYDGKYYYQSENNALKDLAFESAIKINFSELFAIYGFSQETALAHAMSVATQVADILYPQTQYGPAPTIVPVGIDQDPHIRLTRDVANKMRMFTVLKTPKGVSIRSKNAPEKAMDKICSAFKNCKRYEGHIDVEGISVTEAEETVRKIETECGGYGFFLPGATYHTFLQGLQGGKMSSSIPESLFSFDESEKDLKKKIMNSLTGGRTTLEEQKKLGGEPEKCSIYLLNLFHMTEDDDELKEMCRACKAGELMCGTCKKETLERVKEFLKDFNEKMDEVSHKVEE; this is encoded by the coding sequence ATGCAGTCAGAGATTAATCCATGGTCCGCAGGCCGAAATATTGATGCAGAAAAATTATATAAAGAATTTGGCATAGAACCTGCAACACCGGTAACAGAAAAAATAAAAGATAAACCTGCATTTTTCAGAAGAGGCATTGTCTCCGGCCAGAGAGATTATGCGGCTATCGCAGATGCAATTGAAAAAAAAGAGAAATTTTATGTGATGACCGGCTTTATGCCCTCAGGACACCCTCACCTTGGTCACCTGATGGTCATGAAAGAGGTTGCCTGGCACACTCAGATGGGAGCAACAGGCTCAATTTCTATTGCTGACAGAGAGGCTCATGCAGTACGCGGCATCTCATGGGATAAGTGCAAAGAGTTTGGAAAAGAATACTTAAAATGTCTTTTTGCACTTGGATATGACGGTAAATACTACTACCAAAGCGAAAACAACGCACTAAAAGACCTTGCATTTGAAAGTGCAATAAAGATTAATTTCTCTGAATTATTCGCAATATATGGATTTTCCCAGGAGACTGCACTTGCACATGCAATGAGTGTTGCAACTCAGGTCGCAGACATATTATATCCGCAGACACAGTACGGCCCTGCACCAACAATAGTTCCTGTCGGAATTGACCAGGACCCGCATATCAGGCTCACACGCGATGTCGCAAACAAAATGAGGATGTTCACCGTCCTTAAAACTCCGAAGGGCGTTAGCATCCGCTCCAAAAATGCACCTGAAAAGGCAATGGATAAAATATGCTCTGCATTTAAAAACTGCAAAAGATATGAAGGGCACATAGATGTCGAAGGAATAAGTGTCACAGAGGCAGAGGAGACTGTCAGAAAAATAGAGACTGAATGCGGCGGATACGGCTTTTTCCTTCCGGGTGCAACATATCATACATTTCTCCAGGGGCTTCAGGGCGGAAAAATGTCATCATCTATTCCTGAAAGCCTATTTTCGTTTGACGAATCGGAAAAGGATTTAAAAAAGAAGATCATGAACTCCCTGACCGGTGGACGTACAACACTTGAAGAGCAGAAAAAACTTGGGGGAGAACCTGAAAAATGCTCAATTTATCTTCTCAACCTCTTTCACATGACAGAGGACGATGATGAGTTAAAGGAAATGTGCCGTGCCTGTAAAGCAGGAGAATTAATGTGTGGAACCTGCAAAAAAGAGACTCTTGAAAGGGTCAAAGAATTCTTAAAGGACTTCAATGAAAAGATGGATGAGGTATCACATAAAGTGGAGGAGTGA
- a CDS encoding deoxyribonuclease IV has product MSLNAGCHVSIAGSHEKAVLRAEEIGCSTFQIFTGNPRGWSAKEIDSDSAEKFISAVKVSKIKPVVAHMPYLPNLATPKPDLYKKSEDVLKREIRRCGLLEIPYLVTHLGSHLGEGREDGIKRTVDALVSALESEDKDVLLLLENTSGTKNSVGGTFEDIGEILDKCSKFGFNSDRIGTCFDTCHAFAAGYNLASEETFYEMIDDYESLIGLKTLKVIHLNDTKSECGGRLDRHEHIGLGKIGDEGLSRVVNHPKLSKLPFILETPVDDRRGDRENVAHARELVGDIY; this is encoded by the coding sequence ATGAGTTTAAATGCAGGATGCCATGTTTCAATCGCAGGCTCACATGAAAAAGCGGTTTTAAGGGCAGAAGAAATCGGATGCAGTACATTTCAGATTTTTACAGGAAACCCACGCGGCTGGAGTGCAAAAGAAATAGATTCAGATTCAGCTGAAAAATTCATTTCGGCTGTAAAAGTCTCAAAAATAAAGCCTGTTGTAGCACATATGCCATATCTTCCAAACCTGGCAACACCAAAGCCTGATCTCTACAAAAAATCCGAAGATGTCTTAAAACGGGAAATAAGACGCTGTGGTCTGCTTGAAATCCCGTATCTTGTTACACATCTTGGAAGCCATCTTGGAGAGGGAAGAGAAGACGGGATAAAAAGAACTGTTGATGCTTTAGTATCGGCGCTTGAATCAGAAGATAAAGACGTTTTACTTCTCCTTGAAAACACATCAGGAACCAAAAATTCAGTAGGCGGAACTTTTGAAGACATAGGAGAAATTCTTGATAAATGCAGTAAATTCGGTTTCAATAGTGATAGAATCGGGACATGCTTTGACACATGCCATGCCTTTGCCGCCGGATACAACCTTGCATCAGAAGAGACTTTTTATGAGATGATTGATGATTATGAGAGCTTAATCGGCCTTAAAACTCTGAAAGTCATTCACTTAAATGACACCAAAAGTGAGTGCGGAGGAAGGCTTGACAGGCACGAACACATCGGCCTTGGAAAAATAGGAGATGAGGGCTTATCAAGGGTTGTAAACCATCCGAAACTCTCAAAACTACCTTTTATTCTTGAAACTCCGGTTGACGATCGGCGTGGGGATAGGGAAAATGTCGCTCACGCAAGGGAGCTTGTGGGTGATATTTATTGA
- a CDS encoding DUF7714 family protein: MIFPRQCKEVGFADKKPFGDLVYFLSRYLIKKTDSGFEVLEIETKEGKGLLREIESTKKLAKEEETYLYPNPVLLFDRTNLIKLAKESFDKTGRRCTIFRGFDEHMTFVIDADLSLLLKIYVYDAMPPWPNLSEIIKNLEKTGIFGELEVEFEHIVRDIRDSEASVYPCRAGGFDITLDEDRLNGGEKVAGCLTARQFLAECYQGDFEIENICPADRAALENKSPYIARCCRAERCGPVTEKNQTGFIVHWGASPKIISDAVYSLCRIYREKQWK; the protein is encoded by the coding sequence ATGATTTTTCCGCGGCAGTGCAAGGAAGTAGGATTTGCAGACAAAAAACCTTTTGGCGACCTTGTTTATTTTTTAAGCCGCTATTTAATCAAAAAAACAGACTCCGGTTTTGAAGTGCTTGAAATAGAAACAAAAGAGGGTAAAGGCCTTCTTAGGGAGATTGAATCAACAAAAAAGCTTGCAAAAGAGGAAGAAACATACCTGTACCCAAACCCTGTCCTTCTTTTTGACCGCACAAACCTGATTAAGCTTGCAAAGGAGTCTTTTGATAAAACTGGCAGACGATGCACAATATTTCGGGGGTTTGACGAGCATATGACATTTGTAATCGATGCTGACTTGTCTTTGCTTCTGAAGATTTATGTGTATGACGCAATGCCCCCGTGGCCAAATCTTTCAGAGATTATAAAAAATCTTGAAAAGACCGGCATTTTTGGTGAACTTGAGGTTGAATTCGAACATATCGTAAGAGACATCCGCGATTCTGAAGCATCGGTTTACCCGTGCAGGGCAGGAGGATTTGATATTACTCTTGACGAGGACAGACTCAACGGCGGTGAAAAAGTCGCCGGATGCCTAACTGCGAGGCAGTTTTTAGCTGAATGTTATCAGGGCGATTTTGAGATTGAAAACATATGTCCGGCTGACAGGGCGGCACTTGAAAATAAAAGCCCGTATATTGCAAGATGCTGCCGGGCGGAAAGGTGCGGGCCGGTGACAGAAAAAAACCAGACAGGATTTATTGTTCACTGGGGGGCATCTCCTAAAATAATATCCGATGCTGTATATTCGCTCTGCCGGATTTACAGGGAAAAGCAGTGGAAATAA
- a CDS encoding aldehyde dehydrogenase family protein, with translation MGSIPLFSPDDVNASVESAKYAFSKWSEKSARERSIVLFKAASLVREEQDRLSKLLTSEQGKILPEAKNEIQGFANVLEFYASIAGAVFGTALPKSDYGYSFTKKEPIGVCGAIIPWNMPVLIMAWKIGPAIASGCSIVLKPSQKTPLTTIEIAGIMKRAGLPDGVLEIVTGRGDIVGGAIAKSREISALSFTGSASTGAEVERLSCGTRKRLTLELGGSDPMVVCSDADIDLAVSGAVSGRFYNCGQTCTAVKRLFVFEDIYDSFLSKLKERTEKISVGNGLLKGVMMGPLNSREGLLSIEKLADEEVGKGADIISGGKIISGGDFDKGNFFEPTIIANPDFQSRLLREEVFGPILPVVPVNSLDTAIEYSNNTEFGLGASVWTKNLKDAYAFSEGVDAGIVWVNKHLKIPPEVPFGGEKSSGTGRENGISALEHYMREKTVIISP, from the coding sequence TTGGGAAGCATTCCTTTATTTTCACCTGATGATGTGAATGCCTCTGTTGAATCTGCAAAATATGCATTTTCAAAATGGTCAGAGAAAAGCGCCCGGGAAAGAAGTATTGTGCTGTTTAAAGCCGCATCTTTGGTAAGGGAAGAACAGGACAGACTTTCAAAACTTCTGACATCAGAGCAGGGCAAAATTCTGCCGGAGGCAAAAAACGAGATTCAGGGTTTTGCAAACGTTCTTGAGTTTTATGCTTCAATAGCAGGTGCCGTTTTTGGTACAGCCCTTCCAAAGTCAGACTACGGATATTCCTTTACAAAAAAAGAGCCTATTGGAGTCTGCGGAGCAATAATTCCGTGGAACATGCCTGTTCTAATCATGGCATGGAAAATCGGTCCTGCAATAGCATCGGGATGCTCAATTGTCTTAAAGCCCTCACAGAAAACTCCTCTTACAACGATTGAGATTGCCGGCATTATGAAAAGGGCAGGACTTCCAGACGGCGTTTTGGAGATTGTCACCGGAAGGGGGGATATTGTCGGAGGTGCGATTGCAAAGAGCAGGGAAATTTCAGCACTCTCCTTTACAGGCTCTGCATCAACCGGCGCTGAGGTGGAAAGGCTCTCCTGCGGGACGAGAAAAAGGCTAACACTTGAGCTTGGAGGAAGTGACCCAATGGTTGTCTGCAGTGATGCCGATATTGACCTTGCCGTATCAGGCGCTGTTTCAGGACGCTTTTACAACTGCGGGCAGACATGCACGGCGGTAAAAAGACTCTTTGTCTTTGAGGATATTTATGACTCATTCCTCTCAAAGCTAAAAGAAAGAACAGAAAAAATTTCAGTTGGAAACGGACTTTTAAAGGGAGTTATGATGGGGCCGTTGAACAGCAGGGAAGGCCTTTTATCGATTGAAAAACTTGCAGATGAAGAGGTTGGAAAAGGTGCAGATATTATATCAGGCGGAAAAATTATTTCTGGCGGGGATTTTGATAAAGGAAATTTCTTTGAGCCTACAATAATCGCAAATCCGGACTTTCAAAGCCGCCTATTAAGAGAAGAAGTCTTCGGACCCATCCTTCCTGTTGTGCCGGTAAACTCTCTTGATACTGCAATTGAATATTCTAACAACACGGAGTTTGGTCTTGGTGCGTCAGTCTGGACAAAGAATCTTAAAGATGCATATGCCTTTTCAGAAGGCGTTGATGCAGGAATTGTCTGGGTAAATAAGCACTTGAAAATTCCTCCGGAGGTTCCTTTCGGCGGTGAAAAGTCAAGCGGCACTGGAAGGGAGAACGGAATCTCTGCACTTGAACATTATATGCGTGAAAAAACAGTTATCATTTCGCCTTAG
- a CDS encoding 3-isopropylmalate dehydratase yields MKQSGHAVVIGSDVDTDMIIAGRYLRTTDKSVWVEHAFEDYDKTIANRLKGSVIIAGNNIGCGSSREQAATALKEAGVLAVVAPSFARIFFRNCVNLGLYVFECEIQNCKDGDIISFDPELSYVEAGDERFEARPLSDKMKKILSAGGLAGYLGEKK; encoded by the coding sequence ATGAAACAGTCAGGCCATGCCGTAGTAATAGGCAGTGATGTTGATACTGATATGATAATTGCCGGGCGCTATCTCAGGACAACAGACAAGTCGGTCTGGGTTGAGCATGCGTTTGAAGACTATGACAAAACAATCGCAAACAGGCTCAAAGGCTCGGTTATCATTGCCGGAAACAACATTGGATGCGGCTCATCACGCGAACAGGCGGCAACAGCACTTAAGGAAGCGGGTGTTTTGGCTGTTGTCGCACCATCATTTGCAAGAATATTCTTTAGAAACTGCGTTAATTTGGGTCTTTACGTGTTTGAGTGCGAAATCCAAAACTGCAAAGACGGTGATATCATCTCATTTGATCCCGAATTATCATATGTCGAGGCAGGAGATGAAAGATTTGAGGCCAGGCCTCTTTCTGATAAGATGAAGAAAATCTTATCAGCAGGTGGTCTTGCAGGTTACCTTGGTGAGAAAAAATGA
- a CDS encoding 3-isopropylmalate dehydratase large subunit → MNRTVKKEDQTLSERILGDTPGSYVDRTVDRAFAHDGTGIQALVALKGFKSQKIADPEKVSIIYDHIAPANNTTTANLQHSLRDFSLREGFTFFDIGEGICHQIMSEGICMPGEIVVGADSHSCTMGALGAFATGVGATDMAGIWATGETWFRVPETIEISLSGELCGFASPKDAALMYIRKLGMDGATYKALEFTGEGAGNIPVYGRLTMSNMAVETGAKTGLFYSDEKTREYLKSFGKVAEIQTPCDCSYEKSVDIDLSDIVPMLAVPHRVDNAVPVTDYSGTKLDQVFLGTCTNGRYEDLLSFAKIVSKNKVQVRTIVVPASKDVLKKAVSTGIISDLIEAGCTVCPPGCGPCLGAHMGVLGEGEVGISTANRNFKNRMGVGAEYYLCSPATAAASAIKGEITSPEEIL, encoded by the coding sequence ATGAACCGGACAGTTAAAAAAGAAGACCAGACGCTTTCTGAAAGAATACTTGGAGATACGCCAGGATCATATGTTGACAGGACAGTTGACAGGGCTTTTGCACATGACGGTACAGGCATTCAGGCACTTGTTGCATTAAAAGGCTTTAAGAGTCAGAAAATTGCAGACCCTGAAAAAGTTTCAATCATATATGATCACATTGCGCCTGCAAACAACACAACAACCGCAAACCTCCAGCATTCACTTCGTGACTTTTCACTTCGTGAAGGATTCACATTTTTTGATATCGGAGAAGGCATCTGCCACCAGATAATGAGTGAGGGAATATGTATGCCGGGCGAAATCGTTGTCGGTGCAGACTCTCATTCATGCACAATGGGTGCACTTGGCGCTTTTGCAACAGGTGTCGGCGCAACAGACATGGCAGGCATCTGGGCGACAGGTGAAACATGGTTTCGTGTTCCTGAGACGATTGAAATATCTCTTTCAGGAGAGCTTTGCGGCTTTGCCAGTCCAAAGGATGCCGCTCTTATGTATATAAGAAAGCTTGGAATGGACGGTGCAACATACAAGGCACTTGAATTCACAGGCGAAGGAGCAGGCAATATTCCTGTTTACGGTCGTCTTACAATGTCAAACATGGCAGTAGAGACAGGTGCAAAGACAGGGCTTTTTTACTCAGATGAAAAAACAAGAGAATACTTAAAAAGCTTTGGAAAGGTGGCTGAAATTCAGACTCCGTGTGACTGTTCATATGAAAAGTCAGTTGATATTGACTTATCAGACATTGTTCCAATGCTCGCTGTTCCACACCGCGTTGACAATGCAGTGCCTGTTACAGATTATTCAGGAACAAAACTGGACCAGGTGTTTCTTGGAACATGCACAAACGGAAGATATGAGGATCTTTTAAGTTTTGCTAAGATTGTTTCGAAAAACAAGGTACAAGTCAGAACAATTGTAGTTCCGGCATCAAAAGATGTTTTAAAAAAGGCTGTTTCAACCGGAATTATATCAGATCTAATTGAAGCAGGATGCACAGTCTGCCCGCCCGGATGCGGGCCGTGCCTTGGCGCACATATGGGTGTCCTTGGCGAAGGTGAGGTTGGTATTTCGACTGCAAACAGAAATTTCAAGAACAGAATGGGCGTTGGGGCAGAATACTACCTCTGCTCTCCTGCAACCGCCGCCGCAAGCGCAATTAAGGGAGAGATTACATCGCCGGAGGAGATTTTATGA
- a CDS encoding epoxyqueuosine reductase produces MTEIYDKVTEKVKTFIEDSEASVFGFCDLGKINNLPFPKLTTGISLGISLNPKIVLSLKNGPDKSYVSEWESVNKRLHYLSESICQFLREEGYNADFIPASKTINDPDNLFAEFPHKTAATNAGLGWIGKCALLITKEYGPALRLITVFTNAPLSCGIPVTKSYCGDCEECKLACPAGAVSGKEWSPEIFRDEFLDSHRCFEYSRTRGESAGFNHGICGICVASCRWTNKYLKREGLL; encoded by the coding sequence ATGACAGAGATATATGATAAAGTTACAGAAAAGGTCAAAACCTTCATTGAAGACTCAGAGGCTTCAGTCTTCGGATTCTGCGATCTTGGGAAGATCAACAATCTTCCTTTTCCTAAATTAACAACAGGAATATCTCTTGGAATCAGTTTAAATCCAAAAATTGTTCTGTCCTTGAAAAACGGACCGGATAAGAGTTATGTTTCCGAGTGGGAATCGGTCAACAAAAGACTTCACTATCTTTCCGAAAGTATCTGCCAATTTTTAAGAGAGGAGGGCTATAATGCAGATTTTATACCGGCTTCAAAAACGATTAATGACCCGGACAATCTTTTTGCCGAATTTCCCCATAAAACAGCGGCAACCAATGCCGGCCTTGGATGGATAGGAAAATGTGCCCTTCTGATTACAAAAGAGTACGGACCGGCATTAAGGCTGATTACAGTTTTTACCAATGCCCCTTTATCCTGCGGCATTCCGGTTACAAAATCATATTGTGGGGATTGTGAAGAGTGCAAATTAGCCTGTCCGGCAGGTGCTGTTTCAGGAAAAGAATGGTCACCGGAGATTTTCAGGGATGAATTCTTAGACAGCCACAGATGTTTTGAATACAGCAGAACAAGAGGAGAAAGTGCAGGCTTTAATCACGGAATCTGCGGAATCTGTGTTGCTTCATGCCGGTGGACAAACAAATATCTTAAAAGAGAAGGTCTTCTTTAA
- a CDS encoding nucleotidyltransferase family protein, with the protein MKQVDPTKAILTKEEVISILKKEMPYLKEHFNVSEIALFGSYARDEADIKSDIDILVTYSKTPGMISFMKLENYLTDLFGVKVDLVLKNALRPNIGKSVLNEAMYA; encoded by the coding sequence ATGAAACAGGTTGACCCAACAAAAGCAATTCTCACAAAAGAGGAGGTAATATCAATTCTGAAAAAAGAGATGCCTTACTTAAAAGAGCACTTTAACGTCTCTGAAATTGCTCTTTTTGGATCATATGCAAGAGATGAAGCAGACATTAAAAGTGACATCGACATTCTGGTTACATACTCCAAAACACCGGGAATGATATCCTTTATGAAACTTGAAAATTACTTAACAGATCTTTTCGGTGTCAAAGTCGATCTCGTCCTAAAAAATGCACTCCGCCCAAATATTGGAAAATCTGTTTTAAATGAGGCGATGTACGCTTGA
- a CDS encoding DUF86 domain-containing protein, giving the protein MRKERNHQDYLDDILQTIDKIELFIRDMDFDSFSNDDKTIFAVVRGLEVIGEAVKNIPENFRKNNQCIPWSEIAGMRDKLIHAYFGVDVSVVWMTVTSDLPDLKEKIETLRK; this is encoded by the coding sequence TTGAGAAAAGAGAGAAATCATCAGGATTATTTAGATGACATTCTCCAGACTATTGACAAGATAGAACTTTTCATCAGAGATATGGATTTTGATTCTTTTTCTAATGACGATAAAACAATTTTCGCTGTTGTCAGAGGCCTTGAGGTAATAGGAGAGGCTGTAAAAAATATTCCTGAAAATTTCAGAAAAAACAATCAATGTATTCCATGGAGCGAAATTGCCGGAATGAGAGACAAACTTATTCATGCATATTTTGGAGTGGATGTATCAGTAGTCTGGATGACAGTCACATCTGATCTCCCTGATTTAAAAGAAAAAATTGAAACTCTCAGGAAATAA
- a CDS encoding homocitrate synthase family protein — protein sequence MKKLNVEICDVTLRDGEQTPGVTFTCDEKCAIAEKLDGIGVEVIEAGFPSVSENERRSVRTISELGLSAKTCCLSRCVKSDLDSAIDCGVDLVSIFFATSPLHIRIKYKKTRDEMLSLALEMVDYAKDHGIAVRFSAEDASRTEISFLKEMFKKGAERGASYSSFADTVGCMTPVEMYETVLELKKDLKNPLCVHCHNDMGFASANTFTAAQAGAFQLHTTVNGIGERAGNASLEEVLVALRMKGGVDRYDLTGLKEISKLVEKTSGICVSRTKAVVGEHAFSHESGIHIAAILKDRNTYEFFPPEMVGGEQKFLLGKHTGRKGLEHILKSIGCELTSDQVTWTLERIKTISEGKCSITQDVLMSVIKSAKQEK from the coding sequence ATGAAAAAATTAAATGTTGAAATCTGCGATGTGACACTTCGTGACGGCGAACAGACACCCGGAGTTACATTCACATGCGATGAGAAATGTGCGATTGCAGAAAAGTTAGACGGAATTGGTGTTGAAGTAATAGAGGCTGGTTTTCCAAGCGTTTCTGAAAACGAGAGAAGAAGTGTAAGGACAATTTCAGAACTTGGGCTTAGTGCAAAGACATGCTGTCTTTCACGCTGTGTCAAATCAGACCTTGATTCTGCAATCGACTGCGGAGTTGACCTTGTAAGCATCTTTTTTGCAACATCACCCCTTCACATCAGAATTAAGTACAAAAAGACAAGGGATGAGATGCTTTCTCTTGCACTTGAAATGGTTGATTATGCAAAAGATCACGGAATTGCAGTTCGCTTCTCAGCCGAAGATGCGTCAAGGACAGAAATCTCGTTTTTAAAGGAGATGTTTAAGAAGGGGGCTGAAAGAGGCGCATCCTACAGCAGTTTTGCAGACACTGTCGGATGCATGACTCCGGTTGAGATGTATGAAACTGTTCTTGAACTGAAAAAAGATTTAAAAAATCCCCTCTGTGTGCACTGCCACAATGATATGGGATTTGCATCCGCAAACACCTTTACAGCCGCACAGGCAGGCGCATTTCAGCTCCATACAACTGTAAACGGAATCGGAGAGCGTGCAGGAAATGCAAGCCTGGAAGAAGTCCTTGTAGCCCTCCGGATGAAAGGAGGCGTTGACCGCTATGACCTTACAGGCCTTAAGGAGATTTCAAAGCTGGTTGAAAAAACATCAGGAATCTGTGTTTCAAGAACAAAGGCTGTTGTCGGCGAGCATGCTTTTTCACACGAGAGCGGAATCCACATCGCCGCTATTTTAAAAGACAGAAACACTTACGAATTTTTCCCGCCGGAGATGGTCGGAGGAGAGCAGAAGTTTCTTTTGGGAAAACATACCGGAAGAAAAGGGCTTGAGCATATTCTAAAGAGTATTGGTTGTGAATTAACATCTGATCAGGTAACATGGACTCTTGAGAGAATAAAGACAATCAGCGAGGGAAAATGCAGTATAACACAGGATGTTCTGATGTCTGTTATAAAATCCGCAAAGCAGGAGAAATAA
- a CDS encoding isocitrate/isopropylmalate dehydrogenase family protein, giving the protein MKIAVCEGDGIGHEVIPPAKEVLKHFLPDADYFDVFVGYDKWKETGESSSDSDIALFKSSDAILFGAITTPPVPEYKSVILRIRQELDLYANLRPVKGSIFGQDFDIMIVRENTEGLYSGIEEIGEERSTTLRVITKHGSERIAKMACTLSIERGHKMPLVIGNKANVLKSDVLFRDSCIKTAGLMGVKTKPMFIDALTFDVLMHPLSYDVIVTTNLFGDILSDACGYLTGGLGMLPSANIGEKNAFFEPVHGSAPDIAGQGIANPSAAIRSAAMMLDYFGMKKEAGIVEDAVIKVISSGVKTPDLGGKNSTKEAGEKILEYIKKIDST; this is encoded by the coding sequence ATGAAAATCGCAGTATGTGAGGGAGACGGAATAGGCCATGAGGTAATTCCCCCTGCAAAGGAAGTTTTGAAGCACTTTCTGCCGGATGCAGATTATTTTGATGTATTTGTCGGATATGACAAGTGGAAAGAGACCGGGGAGTCGTCATCAGATTCAGATATAGCACTGTTTAAGAGTTCTGATGCTATTTTGTTCGGCGCAATTACAACCCCGCCTGTTCCCGAATATAAAAGTGTAATTCTAAGAATCAGACAGGAACTTGATCTTTACGCAAATCTGCGTCCGGTTAAGGGAAGCATATTTGGGCAGGATTTTGATATAATGATTGTCCGTGAAAACACAGAAGGCCTCTACTCGGGAATTGAGGAGATTGGAGAAGAAAGGTCAACAACACTTCGCGTGATTACAAAGCACGGCTCAGAGAGAATTGCAAAGATGGCATGCACTCTTTCAATAGAAAGGGGGCATAAAATGCCGCTTGTAATAGGAAACAAGGCAAACGTTTTAAAATCCGATGTTTTATTCAGGGACTCCTGCATTAAAACCGCAGGTCTGATGGGAGTAAAGACAAAACCGATGTTTATTGACGCTCTTACTTTTGATGTCCTGATGCATCCGCTCTCTTATGATGTCATTGTTACAACAAACCTCTTCGGAGATATTCTGAGTGATGCCTGCGGTTATTTAACAGGCGGCCTTGGGATGCTTCCAAGCGCAAATATTGGTGAAAAAAACGCATTTTTTGAGCCGGTTCACGGAAGTGCTCCTGATATTGCAGGACAGGGAATTGCAAACCCTTCAGCCGCAATCCGTTCAGCCGCAATGATGCTTGACTATTTTGGAATGAAAAAAGAGGCAGGAATTGTAGAGGATGCTGTAATAAAAGTCATTTCATCGGGCGTCAAAACCCCTGATCTTGGTGGTAAAAACTCTACAAAAGAGGCAGGGGAAAAGATATTAGAATATATAAAAAAGATTGATTCTACATGA